From a single Silene latifolia isolate original U9 population chromosome 6, ASM4854445v1, whole genome shotgun sequence genomic region:
- the LOC141588345 gene encoding uncharacterized protein LOC141588345 yields MGGRVDNAINKGGAPYCFRLGGQNNHNIGSLLPPLGKQPWFMQLYFHDTDNELTNRVTSLNGEGKNSLQPEIVEGLSQMMYEHNEIAKVCKMARERMENEDLEHVQLRLRTAHSKDDQQFNLPTVNEFATLIIGNGDTEKGARDIVIQERVRGLQRISELHPKFTAMQYPLMFPYGEDGYRLGIEHSDAATTSKKKRKTVTMREYYSYRFQERWKNGKLINGICVLCGRNLFQLYEDGLAICRWAGPPDLFIDFTCNPKWDEISKFLKAIPGQRPEDRPDILGRVFKIKLDELIVDLTKRALFGETLADKAQDPTGYKAVVQFMLHGPCGEAKTNSPYMVDGKCLKYYPRDFCSHTSVSDDGYPVYRRRKHGKEAEKNDHTLDNRFVVPHNIDLLVKYQAHLMWNGVTNIGQSNTYSSTFPKGRIWHTQACMKYVSASEACWRVFAFEIQFKQPPVQRLSYHLESKQDIFFEDSEAPDDVLERVGDAKTTLTEWMATNQKHEDARSLTYAEFPTEWVWDNNGKVWTRRKKGFKIGRIYFANPNSGEPYYLRLLLNIVKGQNVLQISALWTKLFTLHISQLAMLLAY; encoded by the exons ATGGGTGGCAGAGTCGACAACGCTATTAACAAAGGTGGTGCGCCTTACTGCTTCAGACTAGGCGGCCAAAACAACCATAATATCGGCTCACTCCTACCACCATTGGGGAAACAACCATGGTTCATGCAACTATACTTTCATGACACCGATAACGAACTAACCAACCGGGTGACATCCTTGAATGGGGAAGGCAAGAACAGCCTTCAACCGGAAATTGTGGAGGGCCTTTCCCAAATGATGTACGAGCACAACGAAATCGCAAAGGTATGCAAGATGGCCAGGGAGCGTATGGAAAACGAAGACCTAGAACATGTTCAACTACGTCTCAGGACAGCCCATAGCAAAGACGACCAACAGTTCAATCTCCCAACAGTGAACGAGTTTGCAACACTCATTATCGGGAATGGGGATACTGAAAAAGGGGCACGTGATATCGTAATCCAAGAACGTGTAAGAGGGCTGCAACGGATCTCAGAACTTCACCCGAAATTCACGGCAATGCAGTATCCCCTAATGTTTCCTTACGGTGAGGACGGCTATAGATTAGGCATAGAGCACTCAGATGCAGCCACAAcaagcaaaaagaaaagaaaaactgTTACAATGCGGGAGTATTACTCTTATAGGTTCCAAGAACGGTGGAAAAATGGGAAACTTATTAACGGGATATGTGTTCTCTGTGGGAG AAACCTCTTCCAACTATACGAAGACGGACTGGCTATATGCCGATGGGCAGGCCCGCCAGATTTGTTCATCGATTTCACTTGCAACCCAAAATGGGATGAGATCTCTAAATTCCTAAAAGCCATCCCTGGCCAACGGCCTGAAGACCGTCCCGACATCCTTGGTAGAGTGTTCAAAATTAAGCTAGATGAACTCATTGTGGACTTGACCAAGAGAGCTTTGTTTGGTGAAACACTTGCAG ATAAAGCACAAGATCCTACAGGATATAAAGCGGTCGTGCAATTCATGCTACATGGCCCTTGTGGAGAGGCAAAGACCAACTCACCCTATATGGTTGATGGCAAGTGCTTGAAGTACTATCCAAGAGATTTTTGCTCTCACACATCTGTCAGCGACGACGGCTACCCTGTATATCGTCGAAGAAAACATGGTAAAGAAGCGGAGAAGAACGATCACACTCTTGACAATAGATTTGTTGTCCCTCACAACATTGACCTATTAGTGAAATACCAAGCCCACTTGATGTGGAATGGTGTAACAAACATAGGTCAGTCAAATACCTATTCAAGTACATTTCCAAAGGGCCGGATATGGCACACGCAAGCCTGCATGAA ATATGTGTCTGCTTCCGAAGCTTGCTGGAGGGTGTTCGCATTTGAAATACAATTCAAGCAACCGCCGGTACAGCGCCTATCTTATCACTTAGAATCCAAACAAGATATTTTCTTTGAAGATTCCGAGGCGCCAGATGACGTCCTAGAAAGAGTGGGGGATGCAAAAACCACCCTTACTGAATGGATGGCTACAAACCAAAAACATGAAGACGCACGCTCATTAACATACGCTGAGTTCCCGACTGAATGGGTTTGGGACAACAACGGTAAAGTATGGACAAGGCGGAAAAAGGGTTTCAAAATCGGAAGGATATACTTCGCTAACCCAAATTCTGGAGAGCCGTACTACTTACGTCTTCTACTAAACATTGTGAAGGGGCAAAATGTTTTGCAGATATCCGCACTGTGGACAAAATTGTTCACTCTACATATAAGTCAGCTTGCAATGCTCTTGGCCTATTAG